Sequence from the Notolabrus celidotus isolate fNotCel1 chromosome 14, fNotCel1.pri, whole genome shotgun sequence genome:
gctgaccAGTGCCATCCTCTTTTTTGTGAGTTCCAccggcttccctcaggccgcAGATTGGCAATGCCAAAAAGCACAAATAGGAAGAGAAACTCTTTTGTCCTGGTAGCAACTGGCCTGCTTAATGATGCCACATaactattgtttttatgttgttactgttctaaatgttttaatgttggtgcaattaaatgtaaaaaagaaaccttgaaccttgataTAGACTAATTCATGCATGCAATCATGGTAACTGATGTGTTTCTTCTACGTTGGATTTGCACTCATTTTCAAAGTTTCATTCTCAGCAGTCATTAATAGTTTCTTTGTTAGTTTGGATGATATTTACTGTTAATTAGTAACTCACAAGCACATGCAGCTCCAGCCTGTTCTCTCTTGCTGACCAACCATTGCTAGATGATTAATGCCATTTGTGATATTTCCTGAGTGGTATTGTAGCATAGACCaggcagcctgttgcaccagctgtgagtaagttcaaacgtagcctagtttgaacgtaacttctcatttaggatggaatttacactctactaacgttttgtgcattgcaccagctgagatagttccagcATAAGCCTAAGttgcaacttaattcttacacttgggtcctagtaggtgtaaagtcctccgtagagtatATCGGCTGCCATGGTGCATCGTTTTGAAAAGTGGgatgatgaggagatacagagggtcctCCCAGCTATATGACGTCTGCAACGTGATATCCACGAGAGATTAAATCCTTTGGGCAAAATATGATGACAGAGATTTGCCCTCCTATgattaacatatgttgtagttgataattgtACCACTCGATGTCACTTTTATTACACAcaccgtagattaaggatttagactgtagttatcaccttactttagtttgattcagccgttggtcagttctgagacgattaggcacgaaagataacaGTGCATCCAAACTGGTGcattcctctgattggctgctggaagtgtatacgtcatatctgcaacaatgttttggttagtttggacgttactgtctactagttaagatgaaccttacgtctctgtggtgaaaccaaactatgtcacaacttaagttacaaactaactagtttcagcgtttggtttagtgaggactttacaccctaacttaggacacaacttatgcacagctggtgcaacaggctgcgggggttcccaaacttttcagcctgcaacccccaaaatataggtgccaaagactcgcaacccccactgtccgtcaaagtgatttaatgtgtcttcatttagctggtctgcagaaaactaacctacctatatgagcatgtgtctgtgtttcctgtgcctttatgaattagcctactgctgctgatgcttttgataatgaactgttcactaaccctaaacttaggagtcatgtggcaaaaaagaaaggcagaaaactcattagattttatattttcaaggtttcatttcaaggttagcatctatttttattgatattttttactgtaatgggtaaaatgtactattttgagataacttgaaaaaaaaaaacatcctggaagacatctcacaataCCCCATCTGTGTCTTGCGCCCCCCCaagggggtcctgacccccactttgggaacccctgccttagacTACTGCAAGTGTTTCAACAGTGAAGTATCGGATTAAGTTATGTTCACTCAATCGCCAAAAGGTGGTGATAAATCAGATAATAGAAATGCTGAAGCTTTTACTTGTGAGGGTGTTTTCACACCTGACTCTTTAGTTCAGTTCACACAAACTGTGATGGTGAAGTGTCAAGACAGCAACAGCACATGAGATCTGTAAACTGATGCTTCTATTTCTGATTGTATTGATGTAAGTTTATAAAAGTGATAGGTAGATTTTGTCCACAAAGTTTCCATCACTGTGATCATGTACCTAAAGTTTTACGGATGAGGTAGAGCTGGTCGACATCAGACTTTCCAGGCCAGAGTGGATTCCCGTGGAGCAGCTCAGCGAAGACACAGCCGAGAGCCCACACATCCACAGGAGGCCCATACTGAGTATCCCCCACCAGCAGCTCAGGGGCCCGGTACCAGCGGGTCGCCACGTAATCTGTGTAGTCATCCTCCGGTCCCGCTGAGAACACAACATGCAGACACATGATGATAACTTGTGtggacacacatacacttaGATACTGAACACTGAACgctaaataacacacacattgtAGAGGAAGGGATTACAAGGCATGCTTAATGACTACATGACTACATGTTAATGTATGGTAACACAACACTGAAACCCAAAGCAGGAAGGGTAAACAGAGACACACTCCACAGAGGTGCACTAACTGGCTGAGTGGTCCTCCTGTGCATTGAAACACTGAAAGTGAGGAGGCTATCGGCCTGAGCTGATCCAGGTTCCGTGTTGAATAAGTCATTAGAGGCACATTAACGCTAAACGCACATAAATGCACCGAGTCCCTGGGTGACCTACTCAGGATGCGGGCGAAGCCGAAGTCGCAGAGCTTGATGACTCCGGTTTTGGTGAGGAGGATGTTTTCTGGCTTTACATCTCGGTGGATGCACtgcaacataaacacaacatacaGACTCAGGGTCAAGATTTGGCAACGTGATACACAGTCCTttaatgacacagagagagagagagagagagagagagagagagagagagagagagagagagagagagagagagggttagacagagatgcacttcctcctccactgtagcaagttctctttactaagagattcccactacagggaaattactaaaatagtaacaaacttcccaGCATTAACCCCAAAAGAGAAATtctcagttctcctgggggaagggtcataTATGGTAAATATGcatctgcctgtcacagcctgagggacgcaccatcccataatatttgattttaggtgaaggttttatgagtataccgcatcaagtgaggacattgagatatgctgtatgggtgacaccattgttcattaaggtgtataaaatatgtcatatatgtatgtgtatgaatcttatgtgctttggcaacaacatgtctttgttcatgccaataaagcaaattgaattggaTTTAAATATATTAAGGTTGACAGATTAGAAGCAGGCAAGGAGGAAAAATAACAAGAGATCAGAAGCCTGTACATGTTCGATATTGAACCTGAAGAGTGCATTTCAGTCACTGAGACTTATTTGCACTGAAATAAGATTGCATTTAATTTCGTTGTACTtgtgacaatgacaataaagatattttaTATTCTATAGTCTATCCTGTACAGACGTGTGGCCTGGACGTATGTTTTATAGACATTAGAGAAATTAATCACAAGTTATGTGTTGCAAATTTCTGGACAGCTTCATCTAATGCTCTGATTTTTTCCAGACAAATACTTTTTACTGAAAACAGATCCAGTGAATTATCAGCTGGTTGGAAGCGATCTCAGCAGCCAAAGTATACAAGTGAACTACTCTAAATTCATTTTGCAAACACAAGTATTTTCAGACGGAATAAATTGATAGTCATAACTTGATAATGATTATGCAATGATTCAGTtgaaaacattttcaatttttgaaCTGTtaagaaataaagtaaaaacacatCTTAAAGACATGCTCAGATCTTTGAGTTCTTCTTGACACAATAATAAGAAGCCAAATGTTCACTGAGACAAATTTGGTTGCTGCAGTTCTTTTTCCTTCACAACATCACTGTTGTTATGCTCTGGGTTTTTCCAACAAACAAGACTATTTAGATAATTCATTAGTTAATCAATGCATGACCGATATGGTGAGTTAGAAACAGCTGCAAAGACCAGTGACTTCAATTTCCTGTACAAATGGCATCGACAAATtttgtgaaaacacaaacttgTATCCTAAGAtgagaagaaagagggagaaaggaaaAACTGTGACCAAAAGTCAATAATAAACTTGTAAAAATCACTGGATTAGAAGTATACTGACATGGTGCTTGTGGCAGaagttcacagcctgcagagTCTGCCACACTATGCTCTTCAGCTGCGCCTCTGGAACCCTgcacacagagaacagacagaGGAATATTGATTGTTATAACAGGAAGAAAGCCCAGCTTATTTACTCCTCATCTATCATTTCAAAAAAGAAGTGGTGCTTTACACTGCCCTCTTGTCACCCAGGTAACCTTAGGCCTGTCTCTAACAGCAACAGCGCCTTTGTTTTCAGGAGCAGCTAGAGTTTCTGCTGCACGGCCTTGTGGGAAAGGGGAAAAATGGTCAGCTCGCCAATGTGGGTTAGTGTTGCTGCGTGACTTCACATGGCAAAAATCACACTGAGATCTTGTGACTGCAGGTTGCACGAGTAGAGCTCAAAgcctggaaaaaaacaacactttccTTTAATATCTAaatcatattttcatttattcgtatatccctccctcactctccaACGTCCAACCAACTTTCTACGTCATTTAAATCTCTTGGCAACAGTGTTAGCTCCCTCTTTGTCATTCACCCACTGCCCTCTTCTCtcaaacagtaaacacagcatGAGCAATACGATATTGTGTGCGCTAAAAATAGACTTCCTTAAAAGAGAGGCCTCTTCTGCAGTGATGGAAGTGTTTCTATTATCAGCTTCAGTTCATGCCGCaacatgaaaatataaagttaCTCCATCAGAGCTGAAGAAGCAGGTAGTTTTGGATAGTTTAGTCTTAAATTATGTGTCAAAATGACTAAACTGGTTATAAGTTTTGAGCAACTGCTACCTTCAATGTGTAGCTTTCAAACAAAGAAGTAGGAAGCACAGTTTGTCTGTATGACTTGCTTTAAAGTTACATGTTGAGGAAGTACTCAAATGAACTACAGCTGATTCAAATACTGCACTTAGGTTTAGTATTTGAGTAGAAACAGATAATACAAACACTGCAGAAGATTGAAAGTGACTAACTATCTTCAACTTTGAGTGTATGCAGCCTGTATCTGCTGTAAATTATTACTCAAACTCAGGACACTGATGAGAGAATGATTAAAAGTCaacaacacatcacacacaggtTACACCGCAGCAGATGGGAGTCTGCTCCTGTCGCTCCTGACCTACCCTCGAGGGTGTCGGTCCAGCTCATTGAGGACCGTCTGTTCACAGAACTCAAACACAAGGTGGAGCCGTCTTTTCCTCCTGAAGACCTCGAGCAGGTTGACCAGATTCACGTGTTTGAGCTGCTGCAGGGCCAAGAGACATCATGGACAAGGTGTCAGAgtttaaaagcagaaaaagtgTCCTTATATTTTGCAGACTTTTGTTGAACTTCTTGAGTCTTTAATTTCCCCCTTGTACATGAGAATGTCATAaaagtgtgtatgcatgttcctacttttattaaatgttttgcatgataataatattaatatttgtgcatgacaagacaaacaaacatcctTCATATCCTAAGTGAATACATGCACCCCTATGTAAGTGCACGTGTACCCGTGTGGTGTTAGATGTGAGCAAACCTGATACTATCTGGTGATACTAATCTCTTCTCACCTTCAGCATGCGTATTTCTCTCAATGCAATCTTCTTGATTACAGGGTCATCTTCAGACTCCACAAACTTCTTGATGGCGACTATCTGcccagtgtctctgtgtctgcatTTAAACACCACACCATAGGACCCCTCACCGATTTTGGCCAGCTTTTCATATTTCTCCATTGTTCTGTTGAGGTCTGTCAAAAGAAGAGGGGGGAGATTATCACACATTTAACAACCCCttattaaatatgtatttatgttcTGGGTTGTCAGTGTTCCTCAGCTGTTATACAGCTATTTATATAAGAATTAAGAGACACCTGGTTGCAGGTCTTGCAGACCACAGCACAATCAGAGTCGTTGCAACACTCACCTGTCCAGACGCGTAAAGGGTCTTCATTTACAAGTCAGCAGATGATGCAAGTCCATCAAAAGTCCCCAAAGCTACATGTAAGCTCATGCAGAAGCTTCTCTAAGTCCACCACAGTGTAAATCCATAAAGTCAGATGTGGGTATATCCACAGTAAGGACCTGAGaggtctgtttctctgtctcttctaCCCGCAGCTATTACGCACTCCCCTGTCTCCTCGTCCTGCGCGTCGTCGCTGCCTTGGTAACGTCCTCTTGTTGTTAGTCCCCTTCTTCTTCAGCACTGCCCACTAACTAcaccaaagtttgttttttcaatgaagtttaaaagataaaacatatgtccagacacagagaaagaatgAGTCTTCATTTCGACGTCTGACTTACCCAGAAGAAGCAGCAACAGTGAGACAGACGCTCAGACACCAATTCAGAAAGCTGGCTGCGGAGGTTATAATACGCACTGGAGTACACATGCGTTGTAACCATGGGAACAGCTGGACGACAGGTGAAGTGAACGCGCATTTAcagagttaataataataataaataagaatactcaagtcaactttatttataaagcacctttcatacataaaaacatgcagcccaaagtgcttcacagaataacagagacagaaaacagcaatgataaaattataaaaggcaggattataaataaaatacttaaaaattaaataaaatgaacacagtagaattaataaaataagtaagagtggaaagaaaagttcaaaataaggtagtgttaacaagatcagatgaatacaagaaataaatagataattaaataagataaataaatgttaaagcaatgattcaaataataattaaacagaattaaaataataatgcagtccagggctgttcatgctggagccgaggggtccataatagtcaactttaccttcttcatcattataatctatctgttcttttgctgtacacatcacacactgtgtgtttggtgtgtttgcagcaggttttaatgtttaaagaatatcatattcggccccactatgagactcatcatggcgaaaaatacaacagatgtttttctaaaaatatagttcattaaatgtgagcattttcactttttctgcactaaaacaaagggaaaaatttgaGTTGTtcttctctataggttattatgctGTGATTTTATTGGTTcagcccacttgagatcaaattgggctgtatgtggcccctgaactgaaatgagtttgacacccctgctctatatGTTTAATCAGTTTATACGGTGCCCCTGAAGGTCAACTGcacatttattaaaacataaatgtatGTCACCAAATGTAATAATATTtcatcaaacacaaaaaaaatcaaagaaatcatttgaaccaacatttcataaaatgtcaaaatatttcatgcaacacaaaaacatgtaacaagtattttatgaaacatcaaaacatgtcatgaagcagaaaaaaacatttcaaaaaatgggaaaatatttcattaatctcaaaaacatttcacaaagctTAAGCTATTTCCCAACCAAGCTATCACTGCTGTCGCCTCTACACCAGTCATGATGTATAACTGAGGATGGGTGTTGTCCAACCACAGAGATGTAGAGTAGTTCTACCCTTCCTATTAGCTGAAATGTTTGTTGCATGTAGTAAAATGTAACTTTGTTTTGTGGAGGGTATTTTTTACCCTgcagaatgttgtttttgttgttgtccagTGAAATGTATTTTCGGTACACGTGAAATGTTTAAGCATCtcatgaaatgtttgtgcagTTGACCTGCACCATACATTTACATTCACTTCTTGCACAAACACCAAGTAATTGATCAATAAACAGTTTTCAAAGATCAGTCACCAAAGAGAGAGTTGAAAGAATCATGTTAGTCTGACACATTTATGGCGTGTAAGCAGGAGCACTTCTAATGTGGTTACATGATTTATAGTGGATCTGTTCTCTCTGTTGACTGTGATTTTTATTCCTCTCTAGCTCGTCTGGCTCAGATGCTTTGGAGTTCATCCAATCACGCAGGAATCATTTAGAAGCTCCCTGTGAATGATGGGAAAGCAGACTGTGTTGCACTCATGTGCTCAGAGACACACTGACACCTTGAAGTGCTGGCATCAAGGCCTTGTGGTGAAGGGTATGAAATACCCCATGGAGGACTTGTTCAGATGTGCTGCTTGTTAGAGGTCAGTAAAAGCTAAGAGGTTGTTTTGTTCGTAATCCCATGCACCGTGTTTAGAGACCAATGCAGACCGAAGACAATAGAGCCGAACCCTGGCTGAGAATCAGGCTTCGTGTGCATGACAAGGACGCTTGTGTTGCAAAATTTACCACAGTGTCTCCTCTGTGGTTTCCCCTGTTTATACAGCTTTGATGTTTTCTTCGTCTCATAGTTTTCAGATGCCCTTGATTGTGTAATTGGATCCATCTTTGttatttaaacacagaaagaagCCTTTGTCTTCTGCTGCCGTTTTTTACCTCACAGACTAAAAACACTAGAAGAAGATGAGTTACTGTATTTGACGGCatccttaaaggccctgtgaggagtttggaaCTGGcttagaaacagactgaaaatgatactgatgcctctttataaccttcaatagcaaacaagtccatcagcagcaacactggcaccttctctgttgtcatttttaatgcctgaaaccgccctgagggggtaggtgtcagaccagatgatggacatctcgcttcagaaacagcctttattcgactgttttcatggaaaataatcacattgcctgataaagttgactgttgaacacaacaggatgaggcttttgttgaaaacactacttttgcatgtataggacaagagataagaggtatcactttgtccacaagggggcgccagaattgatacaaaacaaaagttcctcacagcagctttaacttattCATAAATGCTCCTGATATGATTGCTTTGTGTAGTTGTTTgagactgtttgtgtgttaggACTTTAAGTGTGGATAAGAATAGAAAAAGCAAAGCATTTACTTATACATGACATTAATGCCAATGCCatcaaatgtgttgttgttCCATGTTACACCACTAGGTGGGAGTGCACACCCATCAAAGCTGACAGagcaacacaacatgacaaGTTACAGTAACACGTACTGACATTTAAAAGCCACACTCGTTTTGATCTCATCCCCTAATCATTAACTGTGATCAGAGACATAAGGAAGTCTACTCAGTAGAAGAATAACCCACATGGCCTCTGTTAGGGGGACTGTTGTTTTCTCTTACTACTGCTCCTCAGAGGGGATTTCTGACTTTTGTTTCCTTGTATGAAATGTCAACGAAACTTGCCAGTGTTGATGAATGGCTCATTCTTAACAGCTGTCACACTGGATAAAGGACAACAGACATTCACTGGAAACACATTCAGGGCAAGAACTTAAAATTCCCAAGACTGAAGAGTGTACTTTTGCAATTTCAATGGTTACTTCCCCGTTGATTCATCCCTCAGACACAGACAAAATGAAACCATCACAAGTTTGTTTAAGTCTAGCTTTCCTTTTGAAAATACACAAACCCGACTTCTAAACAGAAGCAAGACCTGGGACAGTGCACACCACAGTCCTGCCCTGCTGTTGGCTTTGGTGCTGTTCTACTTTTAGACCTGCTGCTAGTGTCTCAGTCCTTTGGCCTGGCTGGTCTTCACCTTCACAGCCACCAGGTAAATCTGGCGAGACATTGGGGCTTTGCAAGGCTTGTTGACATGTCAGTCATCACGACCTCAGTGTCAAACAGGccggtgagtgtgtgagagagctgcTGCCTCTAAAGACGGTTATTCAGCATGTTCAGCTCTTGGCTTCCTGATGTGGACAGAGGGCAGGCAGCAGAGCTCTGTTAAACAGCAGATGTGTTACAGTGCAGCCGTTACCCTCATTTCCTGGGCGGAGAGCTCCTCGCTCTATTAGACAAGCAACAGGAACCAGAAAAAAGACGGGttagaggggggagagagagagagagagagagagagagagagaggcagagcaaGAGAGAAAAGTTAGCTGAGCTCGGAGCTCCCACAAATCACTTTGTCACCAGCAAGCTCTGACAAGCaccaggagagagggagcgctcagggagaaagggagagagacggCGAGTTAAATAGAGGTGTGAAGAGGGAGTTGTGTCAGAGGACATCAAGAGAGAGCTTTCTGAGGGCACAACCGATGGATTGACAAACAGGGGAGAGAGACGACTTCAATCTGATTCCCACAACAGCGTGAGCCACGAAAGACTGCTGCTCCAgctactgctgctgtttctggaTGCTACGCTCGTTTAAAGAGAAGGTGTGTCACACTTTTGTTACAGGAGGACAgtgtttgattgacagacggagaGTTTAGCTGTGGTCTTATCTTCTCACAGCATCCCTCCgtgacctgtttgttttttttttttaatctcaggcTGGATACAAAGAGAGCAACACTGACATATCTTTGTGTTTGAGGATGAAGATTGAGTTAAAGACTCTTCATCTCTGTAGTCTGTGAAGAAGGAATACACTGGAAGTGTTGAAAGCTATGTTTTTTGTCAGCTGCAGCTTTACACAGATCACATGctggtatttttaaaaaagaggtagTCAGAGTGAGGAGTGTTACAAGTTAATCAGATCAGATGTTTTCCTCTGGGGTCATATCTTAATGGATAAGTGATAGAGTTGTGACTGATGTACAATAAGCAAGGTTTAAATACACAGTGGACATTTGATTAGCACTGGGGCGACTCAAAACCCCTGAGAGTTCTTTATCTGGGCTGTAAAGGAAGCTGGAGGTCATCTGATCAAACttcaaaaacagagaaataggaaggccattttcttccacttagcACTCAGGGCTTATCGTTTTAATTCTCTCTTCCTTAGAGGCATTAAAAGAAGATTTATTCTACATCTACATACAGAGCAGTCCTGAATGATTAGTGAAGAGCTTGTGAgggtcagacagacagaaagctaCATCAGCTGATTAGCCTTGGACTCAGATGTTAGTGAAGTTCAGCTCTGCCAACACTGCTCTTTATTCCGCTGAGTGTTACACGGCTCCCTCCACATTTGCTCGGCTGTTCTCTGAGGGCATGTAAAAAGAGACTCCCTGGTGAGCAATACAGCTGACACGTGGAGGCAAATATATACTTGCATCAAGTACGACAGCTTTCATATTGAGGGGTGGAGTCTTGAAATCGTACCAAGTCCAGGTTGGTTCTGTAGGAACAGAACCAGTCCTGCTGAGTGTTGGTAGTTTGTTTTGGAGTGTTGGGTGCTGTTGAGGTCTCCTGAGGGCGCTGTCTCAGTGCTCTGTTAGCTTTTGACAGCTTCACTTTGGACTCCCTTTAGCATCTGAGACGTCATTGTGTTACCTGTGTGGCTGAGTCAGAGGCTGGCTCATCTTTCCACGTCTGTCTGCCCACTGGGACTCTCTCCACCTGCCTCTATGCAAAGAGGACACAAGTGTTAGGTGGtttttcacagcagcagcagcgacagCGGAGGCACCAGCAGTCCTAAACTCACAGGACTCTCCACACTGCTTTAATTGTTCTGCCGTGTGTAAACACCTTGCGTCACCAACACCTCTCCATTGAGTGATTCACTGCTCACTAAGCATCCCCTGTCCGAGGCAGGCAGTGAAGGAAAGGTGAGGGAGGatttgcagagagaagaagtgcTTGCAAACAGACAAGGTTGGCACCATGAAGCTGGTGTTCCTGATGCTCATGGTGGTGTACACAGTGGGAAACGTGAGTGGTATGTCCACCTGTAAGACACTGGACCTGGAAATGGTGAAGAAAAAGCGCATCGAGGCCATCAGGAGCCAGATTCTTAGCAAACTGCGCTTGCCAAAAGAGCCGGAGCCGGATCAGGCTGGAGACGATGAGGACATCCCCAGCACCCTGCTGTCGCTCTACAACAGCACCAGAGAGATGCTGaaggagcagcagactgaggtcCAGACTGACATCGTCAcagagcaagaggaggaggagtactTTGCCAAGGTGCTGCACAAGTTCAACATGACCGGTGAGTACCAGATGCACAGAGACACCCGCTGTTAAAAATGAAGGCCATGGCTAAATGCTTAACTACAGCACTATAAATGTCACACAGCATGACTGAGATTTATGCACTTACTGTTATAGGCACTTAGGACAaactgctcaaacacacacgaaAGCTAAGATCCAAGAGATGCACTGCACTTTTTAGATCCCATATTAACAGTGGACCTTAAAAAATCCCATCTAGAACAAGAGCTGCTGAATATGTATCATGGTAGAAGGTATCCTGTTGTTAAAGCAGGTAGTTTAAGTTCTCATCCTTCACAAAAAAGCCTCAAAGCACTCACCATGATGGACAAACACATTGGCTACAGCCCAAATTAAGTATTTGCCTCTTGGCTGGTGTCATTCCCCATCTTGTCCATAAATTCCCCCAACATGTGTACCTCTTCTGATCTCCTCCCAACATCTTCAGGCAACTCCATGAGTTCAGAGATCACAGGCGTTACTTGTTAGCAGAACTTTGCTCTGCATCTGGCCTGATGCTCAGTGTTGCTTTCATGGTATCCATGGCATTTTTACTGCTTTATTAGCACTGTTTGTTTGGCTAGCTGTGCTGTTTGTTCAGCCAAATGGATTTTGGCTGTAATTGTGCAATGACTCCCAAACTGTTATgataaacagattttttttttttttggttaggGTTTCTTTGCTCTATTGTTCTCTACATGTCTATACTCATCACCCTATCAGGCAGGCATCCACACTATACCTCTTTTATCCACCACTTCAAAAGAAACACATGAGTAGATGGACCATGCTCAGGAGTGTGCAGac
This genomic interval carries:
- the LOC117825189 gene encoding cyclin-dependent kinase-like 1, which gives rise to MEKYEKLAKIGEGSYGVVFKCRHRDTGQIVAIKKFVESEDDPVIKKIALREIRMLKQLKHVNLVNLLEVFRRKRRLHLVFEFCEQTVLNELDRHPRGVPEAQLKSIVWQTLQAVNFCHKHHCIHRDVKPENILLTKTGVIKLCDFGFARILTGPEDDYTDYVATRWYRAPELLVGDTQYGPPVDVWALGCVFAELLHGNPLWPGKSDVDQLYLIRKTLGDLIPRHQQVFRSNVFFSGVSIPEPDTTEPLEKRFHGVSSHALQVMKSCLVMDPSLRLSCEELLELPYFQEEGGANWGRESERPGRRHDKVSRRRQPGAQYLPQLPNSNISPAPDVKKQVKHKYHLPNI